A window of the Fusarium fujikuroi IMI 58289 draft genome, chromosome FFUJ_chr09 genome harbors these coding sequences:
- a CDS encoding related to maltose permease (MalP): protein MFGSNANPSKDEVVLISMTSKGAASHHESGVDETPLEDLARHPSHAYPTALDSPIWLPRRSTSSGGVGARIHRGLASEKEMTLLSCCRHFPKAIMWSFLLFLTVVMEAYDKSLISGFLAFPSFRRRYGEPRLPLTGSAGEQDYEISPLWQMGLQNAAVGCEIIGLLAHGYISYVIGYRKMMIVALLWMCFAVFPAFFAHNIALLLASQALCGKTTPTHQLHALCIHDYLKLTGPSQGLSWGVIQTLAATYAAEVVPSVIRAAILSNVNMCWLIGQLMGTGILRALLKNTSDWSYRLPFALQWAWAVPLLFLIYFAPESPCKTLLVEMYCCPSTYLLTPGWLIRHERLAEARHSLQRLTSNKHIDIEDTIAIMQHVDSTEKKLGYGGSSFLDLFRGCNRRRTEVCCMTWSCQALCGATLTGYAPYFLEQAGFESSKSFTLATGMYGLGILGGMISWILLSTIGRRKLYLAGLVAALLILTTGGILSIVLADHSSLNWALGSLIILMTFTYNMSIGPACYVIVAEIPSTRLRIKTIALARIVYNIFTIINNFIAPQLLNPAAWDLGGKSCLVYAATSFLCLIWCYFRLPETKKLSYLELDILFDKGAPTAKFKELQDRLANSAYISVSKAERVRNAWHGWLAYS from the coding sequence ATGTTTGGGTCAAATGCCAATCCCAGCAAAGATGAAGTTGTTCTCATATCCATGACTTCCAAGGGAGCTGCTTCTCATCACGAGTCAGGTGTCGACGAAACTCCCCTGGAAGATCTTGCTCGCCATCCTTCACATGCTTATCCCACCGCCCTTGACAGTCCAATATGGCTCCCCCGCCGATCGACAAGCTCGGGCGGTGTCGGCGCACGTATCCATCGCGGCTTGGCAAGCGAAAAAGAGATGACTCTGCTTAGCTGCTGCCGACACTTCCCCAAGGCGATTATGTGGTCTTTTCTCCTGTTCCTTACTGTTGTCATGGAGGCATACGATAAGTCACTCATCTCGGGCTTCCTTGCCTTTCCGTCCTTCAGGCGTAGGTACGGAGAACCCAGGCTGCCACTTACTGGCTCTGCTGGGGAGCAAGACTATGAGATTTCGCCATTATGGCAAATGGGACTTCAAAATGCTGCCGTCGGTTGCGAGATTATAGGCCTTCTTGCCCATGGTTATATCTCATATGTGATTGGATACCGCAAGATGATGATTGTCGCACTTTTGTGGATGTGTTTCGCAGTGTTCCCAGCTTTCTTCGCTCACAACATCGCCCTGCTACTTGCCTCCCAAGCTCTCTGTGGTAAGACTACCCCCACCCATCAACTCCATGCGCTATGCATACACGATTATCTGAAACTAACGGGTCCTTCCCAAGGCTTGTCGTGGGGTGTGATTCAAACTTTAGCTGCGACTTATGCTGCTGAAGTAGTACCCTCGGTCATCCGTGCCGCCATCCTCAGCAATGTCAATATGTGCTGGCTAATTGGCCAGCTCATGGGCACTGGAATACTGCGGGCACTTCTCAAGAACACGTCAGATTGGTCGTATCGCCTACCATTTGCCCTGCAATGGGCATGGGCGGTCCCACTGCTGTTTCTTATCTACTTCGCTCCTGAAAGTCCTTGTAAGACTCTCCTAGTTGAGATGTATTGCTGTCCATCTACTTATTTGTTGACTCCAGGGTGGTTAATCCGACATGAAAGACTAGCTGAAGCTAGACATTCACTGCAGAGACTCACGAGCAACAAACATATAGACATCGAGGATACAATCGCTATCATGCAGCATGTTGATTCAACAGAGAAGAAACTAGGATATGGGGGTTCGAGCTTCCTAGATCTCTTCAGAGGCTGCAACCGCCGGAGGACCGAAGTGTGCTGCATGACCTGGTCTTGTCAAGCTCTATGCGGCGCCACATTAACCGGATACGCCCCATACTTCCTAGAACAAGCAGGTTTCGAGTCCTCCAAGTCATTCACTCTAGCTACAGGAATGTATGGTCTCGGAATTCTAGGCGGTATGATATCGTGGATCTTACTTTCGACAATCGGACGGCGAAAGCTCTACCTAGCCGGCTTGGTGGCTGCGTTGCTTATTCTCACTACAGGCGGTATCTTGTCAATCGTCTTGGCCGACCACTCATCGCTCAATTGGGCGCTTGGGTCCTTGATCATCCTGATGACCTTTACTTACAACATGTCCATTGGTCCGGCTTGCTATGTCATCGTGGCCGAGATACCTTCAACAAGGCTTCGGATCAAGACCATCGCCCTCGCAAGGATTGTTTATAACATTTTCactatcatcaacaactttaTCGCGCCTCAGCTTTTGAACCCAGCAGCATGGGACCTGGGTGGTAAGTCTTGTCTGGTGTATGCTGCTACATCTTTCCTTTGTCTTATATGGTGCTATTTTCGACTTCCTGAAACAAAGAAGCTATCGTACTTGGAATTAGATATTCTTTTCGACAAGGGGGCTCCTacagccaagttcaaggaacTACAGGATAGACTAGCCAACTCGGCCTATATCTCTGTGTCAAAAGCAGAGCGGGTCAGGAATGCTTGGcatggctggctggcttaTTCCTAG
- a CDS encoding related to monosaccharide transporter codes for MDKQLDPVKDKLDECGATTEEHIGINSSLEPYGPSGFRGLFSSPYVAACAAFSAIGGLLFGYDQGVISVTLVMDHFLDRFPEVSDDAPGAGFKKGLMTAMITLGAFIGAINQGWISDWISRKRSLMVAVVVFTIGSTLQTAAINYAMLVVGRFIGGIGIGQLSMVVPLYIAEISPPEIRGALLVFEELSIVIGIVVAFWITYGTKGIPSHWSWQLPFLLQILPGLLLGFGAIFLPYSPRWLASKDLEAEALSSLAKLRALPESDLRVRREWMDIIAEARFQASVLRERHPDLTQRTDVVGKMRLEFVSWGDCFKSGCRRRTLVGAGLMFFQQFTGINALIYYSPTLFGTMGLDFDMQLIMSGVLNVTQLIGVLSSLWTMDRFGRRGILLWGSFLMFVPHLIIAVLVGKFSNDWPSHSAEGWTSVAFLLFYMLAFGASWGPVPWAMPAEVFPSSLRAKGVAISTCSNWINNFIIGLITPPLVRETGFGAYVFFAVFCLLSFAWVWFSVPETNGKSLEEMDSVFKDRTGVADIAKKDRILAEVYNERQLRS; via the exons ATGGACAAGCAACTCGATCCCGTCAAGGACAAGCTTGACGAGTGCGGTGCAACTACTGAGGAGCATATTGGGATCAACAGTTCCTTGGAGCCATATGGTCCTTCCG GATTCCGCggtctcttctcatctccttACGTCGCTGCCTGTGCTGCCTTTTCGGCGATCGGTGGCCTTCTCTTTGGCTATGATCAAGGCGTCATTTCAGTGACGCTTGTAATGGATCATTTTCTCGATCGATTCCCCGAAGTCTCGGACGATGCTCCTGGTGCAGGCTTCAAAAAGGGCCTCATGACCGCCATGATCACGCTCGGGGCATTCATAGGTGCCATCAACCAGGGTTGGATTTCTGACTGGATATCCAGAAAGCGTTCGCTGATGGTTGCTGTTGTGGTATTTACGATCGGATCTACTCTCCAGACCGCTGCTATTAACTATGCCATGCTGGTTGTAGGACGCTTCATCGGTGGCATTGGTATTGGACA ACTATCCATGGTGGTGCCTCTCTATATTGCAGAAATTTCTCCACCTGAGATCCGGGGTGCCCTACTCGTCTTTGAAGAACTGTCGATTGTTATAGGAATTGTTGTTGCATTCTGGATAACCTACGGGACAAAG GGGATTCCCAGCCACTGGTCTTGGCAACTTCCGTTCCTCCTTCAAATCCTCCCCGGCCTGCTGTTGGGATTCGGCGCTATTTTCCTACCATATTCCCCTCGCTGGCTCGCTTCcaaggatcttgaggctgaagccttATCTAGCCTCGCCAAGCTTCGCGCCCTTCCCGAATCAGACCTCCGAGTTCGACGCGAATGGATGGACATTATCGCCGAGGCCCGATTCCAAGCAAGTGTTCTCCGCGAACGACATCCTGATCTCACTCAACGTACAGATGTGGTTGGGAAGATGCGACTTGAGTTTGTCAGCTGGGGAGATTGTTTCAAGTCTGGCTGCAGGCGTCGAACTCTTGTTGGTGCAGGCCTCATGTTCTTCCAGCAGTTCACTGGAATCAACGCTCTGATTTATTATTCACCAACGCTGTTCGGGACCATGGGCCTCGACTTTGACATGCAACTCATCATGTCGGGCGTCCTCAACGTGACGCAGTTGATTGGTGTTCTGTCAAGCTTATGGACCATGGATCGTTTCGGCCGCCGGGGTATCCTCCTTTGGGGTAGCTTCCTGATGTTTGTGCCGCATCTTATCATAGCTGTCTTGGTGGGCAAGTTCTCAAATGATTGGCCCAGCCATTCTGCCGAAGGCTGGACAAGTGTCGCTTTTCTTCTATTTTACATGCTTGCTTTTGGTGCATCTTGGGGCCCCGTTCCCTGGGCCATGCCAGCAGAAGTCTTTCCATCATCTCTCAGAGCAAAGGGCGTGGCAATCTCCACCTGTTCAA ACTggatcaacaacttcatcatTGGTCTCATTACGCCACCTCTTGTCCGCGAGACAGGGTTCGGTGCCTACGTCTTCTTTGCCGTCTTCTGTCTTCTGTCCTTCGCCTGGGTCTGGTTTAGTGTGCCTGAGACTAACGGAAAGTCTCTTGAGGAAATGGACAGCGTTTTCAAGGATCGGACTGGAGTGGCAGATATTGCCAAGAAGGATCGTATCCTCGCCGAGGTCTACAATGAGCGACAACTTCGTTCATGA
- a CDS encoding related to ARCA protein: MNTATACLACKKQHLKCVWGPQIAGGGTQKCLRCASTGNVCATAPVFRFKHSTTYAHLRTFTCHCDDEKAEIHRRSSPNQVWVPCSRRLQFVDETPDVEGYYLSDSESQSHWQQVDGSPNSHVGQLTDFGYNVSPTSHTRAIEISGGDGASAVSRDTPRNYGPIPHGSTLGLANVGTVPYPLTENHEVRLMQYYLTYMCTWFDLCDSRRHFANIVPPRAASCPTLLNAIFALSSRHLSLNAQYDPYASDRYHQACLRHLTTISNDSSALNDDNLLAATILLRTLEELDVPLIGTDHEGHLLGIQLFMNTCDSTTTPSSLRLASFWIGMRQEVTMSFASQRPVKIRLDHGFMDRSLSEADDDTWANRIIVHSADVINYCFGNNGPNRHRYQELVDYDQAWLRARPVSWLPVAYSASGETLGGAFPYIIYLNHAVVIGQVHSIFARILLMCHDDRVPRIGPSAQLARKQIDDDIRTQVRELCGIALSNPSTRPAAFTACMGVTACGDRFTERRDQEALLDVLMLTQNTHSWPTASAQDHLKRAWGWVDS, translated from the exons ATGAACACAGCTACTGCATGTCTC GCATGCAAGAAACAACATCTCAAATGCGTCTGGGGTCCACAAATTGCTGGAGGAGGTACACAAAAATGCCTTCGTTGCGCTTCGACTGGCAACGTTTGCGCCACAGCGCCCGTTTTTCGCTTTAAGCACTCAACTACGTATGCCCACCTCCGGACTTTTACGTGCCATtgcgatgatgagaaagctGAGATCCACCGCAGGTCGTCCCCAAATCAGGTTTGGGTCCCTTGCTCAAGACGAT TACAATTTGTGGATGAGACGCCTGATGTTGAAGGTTACTACCTATCAGACTCGGAGAGTCAAAGCCATTGGCAGCAAGTTGATGGTAGCCCTAACTCTCATGTTGGACAACTTACGGATTTTGGGTATAATGTCTCTCCCACGTCTCACACTCGTGCAATTGAGATcagtggaggagatggagccAGCGCAGTAAGCAGAGACACGCCTCGAAATTATGGTCCAATTCCACACGGTTCGACACTGGGATTGGCCAACGTAGGAACAGTACCCTACCCCTTAACGGAGAACCATGAAGTGAGATTGATGCAATATTATTTAACCTACATGTGCACATGG TTCGATCTTTGCGATTCCAGACGCCACTTTGCCAACATCGTGCCCCCTCGAGCAGCGTCTTGCCCGACCCTCCTTAATGCTATCTTTGCCTTGTCCTCCAGGCATCTCAGCCTAAACGCGCAATACGACCCCTACGCCTCCGATCGGTACCATCAAGCATGTCTCAGGCACTTGACAACAATCTCAAACGACTCCTCGGCCCTAAACGACGATAATCTGCTCGCAGCGACTATTCTCCTACGGACTCTCGAGGAACTCGACGTTCCACTTATAGGCACCGATCACGAAGGTCACCTGTTAGGAATACAACTATTTATGAACACTTGTGACTCTACAACTACCCCGAGTAGCCTACGTTTAGCCTCGTTCTGGATCGGCATGAGACAGGAGGTAACGATGAGTTTTGCAAGTCAAAGGCCTGTCAAAATCAGGCTCGACCACGGATTCATGGACAGGTCCCTCTCTGAAGCCGATGATGATACATGGGCAAATAGAATTATCGTCCACAGTGCAGATGTTATAAACTACTGTTTTGGAAATAACGGTCCAAACAGACACCGCTATCAAGAACTGGTTGACTATGACCAAGCTTGGCTACGAGCTCGGCCAGTGTCCTGGCTGCCTGTTGCTTACAGTGCTTCAGGTGAGACCTTGGGCGGGGCTTTTCCATATATCATTTATTTAAACCACGCTGTCG TCATCGGCCAAGTCCATAGCATATTCGCTCGTATTCTCCTCATGTGCCACGATGATCGAGTACCACGAATTGGGCCATCTGCTCAGCTAGCTCGGAAGCAAATCGAC GACGACATCCGGACTCAAGTCCGAGAACTTTGCGGGATAGCTCTCTCAAACCCCTCCACGAGACCCGCTGCCTTCACGGCCTGTATGGGAGTGACGGCGTGTGGAGATCGATTTACCGAGAGACGGGATCAGGAAGCGTTATTGGATGTGTTGATGCTGACGCAGAATACCCATTCGTGGCCCACTGCATCGGCACAGGACCATTTAAAAAGAGCATGGGGTTGGGTGGATTCTTGA
- a CDS encoding related to pathway-specific regulatory protein nit-4 produces MSSQGNGVIMVADDGPSQRPPKSLAKACLACRTKKIRCDAVKPECGNCASQKRECIYRKETPRKRPTFSQIAKLQRDLAALKVFLLTLKRSSPEEREKLLDAAVDEDGAVNLLDSTEPGPPEEASSRKNTSQPIDRSATTPIVSSDDELNIANFISVDDAGTTNSFGPSSALHNPARNDRGTPSSRQSTTTTEHVKNELIANAALQRHLEHRLTRHATIAGEPTELALHLLNLHWARQHHTFLLTYRPVVMRDLECSGPYCSAFMLNAIFACCSKFSPRPDVRDDPDDASSVGRRFFKRCDELLSSEYLLIRPHISTIVGLVLLGSTYNARGETSKGWLYTGYALRMVYDLGLHLDPKQTTEDPEEIEIRRRVFWGVFVCDKLQSLYMGRPVAINLRDSQVSREFLDLYEEMEPFYPSVLATGSSSRLDENMGDAIPRYSVSTFQQLCLLSKIMTTIINRFYVVGATFSNAQIDLQKIEQALHQWRHKLPSELDFQPWLSTSTAVQTPNIMVLQNVYYSLIILVHRPFISDDHLRSTATAGRSWEQCTVAARSITSIASVYKSTYGLNGAPYVLAYTVYVACTIHVRNAASQSQTRDHLTMLKSSLECLDELCTANPGVAKPANSIRRLIEANHLNLVTEEPHSCRQNDMSFDLDIIHSTFSVNELSNTGSDMFRMADFEYAKRRASAGFCKDSSGVLNYPEARSINNDQIPKPKVIYADSCGSKYGKWSLFNQVESWQMEVAVETVKTGTTLIENTVPTTRYGDLKTADLVEIEGFRSTAAVIHEYLHGKASRPLLIAVFGQPGTGKSFGVKEVIKTVLSSFGKGLKKDWKPIEANLSQFKDQSDLSGIFDDVRDMTISGDIPAVLFDEFDSALDKQALGWLKYLLAPMQDGKYLQSGSVRSLGRAIFVFIGGTSSTFEDFTGESINSKKDDESQSQTNDAQSLQKQKWAIKDKGAKKPDFVSRLSTHINVAGPNKSGNNKDDKMWVMRRAMLLRNMLERRLGTKDKADKSISVDETLLTALLKHEKIPHGSRSMELLLQMSRLSEGQKFDLSALPSGNQLGMHVDLEEFQKDLATACFEQDIRPIDTVLYNRHMWCTWEAKENVAKSKAQPMPSGETSSPQRKEQLDISVEESGVGQSVINLMA; encoded by the exons ACCTACGTTTTCTCAAATTGCAAAATTGCAACGAGACCTGGCAGCTCTCAAAGTGTTCCTGTTGACTCTCAAGAGAAGTAGCCCGGAGGAGCGGGAGAAATTACTCGACGCAgccgttgatgaagatggggcTGTCAACTTGCTAGACTCTACTGAGCCTGGCCCTCCGGAAGAGGCTTCATCACGAAAGAACACAAGTCAGCCCATTGATAGAAGTGCTACTACACCAATAGTATCATCAGATGATGAGTTAAATATTGCCAACTTCATATCCGTCGATGATGCTGGCACGACAAACAGCTTCGGTCCATCGTCTGCTCTTCACAACCCGGCAAGGAACGATAGGGGAACACCATCATCCCGTCAAtccacaacaacaacagagcACGTCAAGAACGAATTAATAGCCAATGCCGCTTTGCAACGGCATCTAGAGCACAGACTCACCAGACACGCAACAATTGCTGGAGAACCAACAGAACTTGCACTCCATCTGCTAAACTTGCACTGGGCTCGTCAGCATCACACTTTTCTACTGACATATCGGCCGGTTGTTATGCGAGACTTGGAATGTTCTGGCCCATATTGCTCTGCTTTCATGCTCAATGCCATATTCGCATGCTGCAGCAAGTTCTCTCCGCGACCTGATGTCAGGGACGATCCAGATGATGCGTCCAGCGTTGGCCGTCGTTTCTTCAAGCGCtgtgatgagcttctcagcaGTGAATATCTTCTCATCAGACCACATATATCCACAATTGTTGGACTTGTCCTTCTAGGCTCGACATATAATGCCCGTGGAGAGACGTCAAAAGGCTGGCTATATACAGGGTACGCTCTACGAATGGTTTACGATCTTGGTCTTCATCTCGATCCCAAGCAGACTACCGAAGACcctgaagagattgagatccGGCGACGGGTTTTCTGGGGCGTTTTTGTCTGCGATAAACTCCAGAGTTTGTATATGGGTCGTCCAGTGGCTATCAATCTGCGGGACTCACAAGTATCTCGTGAGTTCCTTGACTTGTATGAGGAAATGGAGCCATTCTATCCTTCAGTCTTGGCTACAGGCTCGTCATCTAGACTTGATGAAAACATGGGCGATGCAATTCCGAGATATTCCGTTTCGACTTTTCAGCAATTATGTCTCCTCTCCAAGATAATGACGACAATTATCAATCGCTTCTATGTGGTTGGTGCGACCTTCTCAAACGCTCAGATTGACCTGCAAAAGATTGAGCAGGCCTTGCACCAGTGGCGACACAAGTTACCGTCGGAGCTAGATTTTCAGCCATGGTTGTCCACGAGCACTGCGGTTCAAACACCCAATATCATGGTTCTTCAAAACGTATATTACTCTCTTATCATTCTCGTCCATCGGCCATTTATATCAGATGATCATCTCCGATCGACCGCCACGGCGGGACGATCATGGGAGCAATGCACTGTGGCAGCAAGATCCATCACCAGTATAGCCTCAGTCTACAAGTCAACCTACGGGCTTAACGGAGCTCCTTATGTGCTTGCGTACACGGTGTATGTGGCCTGCACAATCCACGTCCGTAACGCAGCTTCCCAGAGCCAGACGCGTGATCatttgacgatgctgaagtCTAGTCTTGAGTGTCTGGATGAACTATGTACGGCGAACCCTGGTGTTGCCAAACCTGCAAACAGCATCAGGCGCTTGATTGAGGCTAACCACCTGAATTTGGTTACCG AAGAACCGCACTCTTGTAGGCAAAATGACATGTCGTTCGACTTGGACATCATCCACAGCACGTTTTCAGTTAATGAATTATCCAATACGGGATCCGATATGTTTCGCATGGCCGATTTTGAGTATG CAAAGCGCCGTGCATCTGCTGGGTTCTGCAAAGATTCCAGCGGTGTCTTGAACTATCCCGAGGCCAGGAGCATCAACAACGACCAGATTCCTAAGCCTAAAGTCATTTACGCCGATAGCTGTGGGTCCAAGTATGGCAAGTGGTCTCTCTTCAACCAGGTAGAGAGCTGGCAGATGGAGGTTGCTGTGGAGACAGTCAAGACAGGAACTACACTCATAGAAAATACCGTTCCTACTACTCGATACGGCGATTTAAAGACAGCAGACCTAGTGGAGATTGAGGGCTTCCGATCTACGGCTGCTGTGATCCATGAGTATCTCCATGGTAAagcatcaaggccattgtTGATTGCAGTGTTTGGTCAGCCAGGTACCGGAAAGTCCTTCGGAGTGAAGGAAGTCATCAAGACCGTTCTCAGCAGCTTTGGTAAGGGTCTCAAGAAGGACTGGAAGCCAATTGAGGCTAATCTTTCTCAGTTCAAGGATCAGTCGGATTTGTCAGGCATCTTTGACGACGTCAGAGATATGACCATATCCGGTGATATTCCAGCGGTGCTTTTTGACGAGTTTGATTCTGCTTTAGACAAGCAGGCACTCGGCTGGTTAAAGTATTTGTTGGCTCCTATGCAGGATGGGAAATATCTTCAATCCGGCTCTGTGCGATCTTTGGGGCGAGCCATTTTCGTTTTCATAGGCGGAACATCAAGCACCTTTGAGGACTTCACTGGAGAGAGCATCAACAGTAAGAAGGATGACGAAAGTCAGAGTCAAACCAATGACGCACAGAGTTTGCAGAAACAAAAATGGGCAATTAAAGACAAAGGGGCCAAGAAGCCCGACTTTGTAAGCAGACTCAGCACCCACATCAATGTTGCAGGCCCAAATAAGAGCGGCAACAACAAGGATGACAAAATGTGGGTCATGCGACGAGCGATGCTACTGCGAAACATGCTAGAGAGGCGTCTTGGGACCAAGGATAAAGCTGATAAATCCATCAGCGTGGACGAGACTCTTCTTACGGCGCTATTGAAGCATGAGAAGATTCCCCATGGCAGTCGTTCAATGGAGCTCCTTTTGCAAATGAGCAGGCTTTCCGAAGGGCAGAAGTTTGACCTTTCCGCATTACCATCAGGCAACCAACTCGGCATGCATGTGGATCTTGAAGAGTTCCAGAAGGACTTGGCAACGGCATGTTTCGAGCAAGATATTCGTCCCATTGATACAGTGCTCTACAACAGGCATATGTGGTGTACCTGGGAGGCGAAAGAGAATGTAGCAAAAAGTAAAGCCCAGCCTATGCCGTCTGGCGAGACATCTTCGCCTCAGAGAAAGGAACAGTTAGATATTAGTGTGGAAGAATCCGGTGTAGGCCAATCTGTTATAAACCTCATGGCATAA